A region of Aquarana catesbeiana isolate 2022-GZ linkage group LG08, ASM4218655v1, whole genome shotgun sequence DNA encodes the following proteins:
- the LOC141105198 gene encoding C3a anaphylatoxin chemotactic receptor-like, which translates to MFNVSSEMELAIYYNPELMFTILVLSLTTLVGVPGNALVLWITGVKMERTVTTIWFGNLALADIMCCLCVPFGVVQSFYPDWLYGPVLCKMLFSIVIINMYTSVFTLVAISVDRWILVVHPVWARNHRRIKMAWMICLAIWMLSCVMCLPVAIYKRYHTFDNETLCDSEPHIRESFYLTCAMFGFLIPLIIICICYIHLAFAVKNIRFSEVSRKTIKMSISVIVVFFITWAPYHTIGVILIYTKNDVLDILHLVSHALAIFNSCINPILYVFMGKDMKQKLRQSIGELMQNIFRENVLSPPGNEDQHTTEESLPI; encoded by the coding sequence ATGTTCAATGTCAGCAGTGAAATGGAGCTAGCCATATATTACAACCCTGAGCTGATGTTCACAATCCTGGTTTTATCTCTCACTACTCTCGTGGGTGTCCCCGGCAATGCTCTGGTGCTTTGGATTACCGGAGTGAAGATGGAGCGGACCGTGACTACCATTTGGTTTGGGAACCTTGCTCTGGCTGATATCATGTGCTGCTTGTGTGTTCCTTTCGGTGTAGTGCAGTCCTTCTACCCAGACTGGCTGTACGGTCCTGTCCTCTGCAAGATGTTATTTTCCATCGTCATCATTAACATGTACACCAGTGTCTTCACCCTGGTGGCTATCAGCGTTGACCGATGGATTCTGGTTGTCCATCCCGTGTGGGCCCGAAATCACAGAAGAATCAAAATGGCGTGGATGATATGCTTGGCTATTTGGATGTTGTCCTGTGTGATGTGTCTTCCTGTCGCCATCTACAAGAGATATCACACCTTTGATAACGAGACCTTGTGTGATTCAGAACCTCACATAAGAGAGTCCTTCTATCTTACATGTGCAATGTTTGGATTTCTGATCCCTCTTATTATCATTTGTATCTGTTACATTCATCTGGCTTTTGCAGTAAAAAATATCAGATTTTCTGAAGTAAGTAGAAAAACCATCAAGATGTCAATAAGTGTTATTGTCGTGTTTTTCATCACCTGGGCCCCCTACCACACCATCGGAGTAATCCTGATATACACTAAAAATGACGTACTGGACATCCTGCACCTTGTCTCACATGCTCTGGCCATATTCAATAGTTGCATCAACCCAATACTCTACGTCTTCATGGGGAAAGATATGAAGCAGAAGCTGAGACAGTCTATTGGCGAGCTCATGCAAAATATATTTAGGGAGAACGTATTATCCCCACCAGGCAATGAGGACCAGCACACCACAGAAGAAAGCCTCCCTATATAA